A stretch of Aedes aegypti strain LVP_AGWG chromosome 2, AaegL5.0 Primary Assembly, whole genome shotgun sequence DNA encodes these proteins:
- the LOC5565540 gene encoding 1,2-dihydroxy-3-keto-5-methylthiopentene dioxygenase has protein sequence MVRAWFMDNESTDQRLEHHLTPPEFLSLEELFNSTGVEYFKINVPTYDSDGVLDGIRKKRGYSYEDEITCSEKCLPDYENKLKSFFTEHLHTDEEIRFVLDGSGYFDVRNGKDDRWIRIEVTAGDMIVIPAGIYHRFTLDVKNYIRAKRYFVGEPIWLPYNRPCDDMQCRKDYLQRLEVGFSA, from the exons ATGGTTCGAGCCTGGTTTATGGACAACGAGTCCACCGATCAGCGATTGGAGCATCACCTCACTCCGCCGGAGTTTCTGTCGCTGGAAGAACTCTTTAACAGCACCGGGGTCGAGTATTTCAAG ATCAACGTACCGACGTACGACTCGGATGGGGTGTTGGATGGCATCCGGAAGAAGCGCGGCTATAGCTATGAGGACGAGATTACTTGctccgagaagtgccttccgGATTACGAAAACAAGCTGAAGAGTTTCTTCACCGAGCACCTGCACACCGATGAGGAGATTCGTTTCGTGCTGGACGGTTCGGGATACTTCGATGTTCGCAA TGGCAAAGACGACCGGTGGATCCGAATTGAAGTTACGGCCGGAGACATGATTGTCATCCCTGCCGGGATCTACCATCGGTTCACGTTGGATGTTAAG AACTACATTCGCGCTAAGCGTTATTTCGTCGGAGAGCCTATCTGGTTACCGTACAATCGCCCGTGTGACGATATGCAATGTCGGAAGGATTATCTGCAGAGGCTAGAAGTGGGATTCAGTGCATGA
- the LOC5565539 gene encoding uncharacterized protein LOC5565539: MKNQLPEPDPGDKCDRDEGCRFKQTTLSQFVKDQREERPGGESTIPQPATSNYKQRADVIKKKEPYRVHVSYATTPSIHASPLSFSPTTDFESVSSSTSAMQHNSFFQRIDKLHLSPPDGFHSSETDEVAPSQRTGTTVRIGGSRYVCFIRKVPTKPAHSRTFDVGHLNDSEIYLEESLCNIQASLAEKIHHKTLRPLEKLYDIPDQISTDDIEKILMEDLDPCEDEDDDAEIDSGMDETIKPATINAIQYRHCSSAKGSQEPLRYSPGYSPIRFSETPIAECVDRMVFRSPIDSPARNKKIPQLRGNFVLEDF; the protein is encoded by the exons ATGAAGAATCAGCTGCCGGAGCCAGATCCCGGAGATAAGTGCGACAGAGATGAGGGTTGTCGATTCAAACAGACAACATTGTCACAGTTTGTGAAGGATCAGCGAGAAGAGCGGCCTGGTGGAGAATCAACAATACCGCAACCTGCTACATCGAACTATAAG caACGTGCGGATGTGATAAAGAAGAAAGAACCATACAGGGTACACGTATCTTACGCCACAACCCCAAGCATACACGCATCGCCTCTATCATTTTCTCCAACAACCGACTTCGAGAGTGTTTCTAGCTCCACCAGTGCCATGCAGCACAATAGCTTTTTCCAACGGATAGATAAACTCCATTTATCCCCACCAGATGGCTTCCATAGCTCAGAAACGGACGAAGTTGCGCCTTCGCAGCGAACTGGCACAACTGTCCGTATAGGTGGTAGTAGATACGTTTGTTTCATTCGTAAAGTTCCCACAAAGCCCGCTCACTCTAGGACATTTGATGTTGGCCATCTCAACGACTCGGAAATctatctggaagaatctctgtgCAATATACAGGCCAGTCTGGCGGAAAAGATCCATCACAAGACCTTACGGCCCCTTGAAAAACTCTACGACATACCTGACCAGATTAGCACGGACGACATCgagaaaattctgatggaggATTTGGATCCCTGTGAAGATGAGGATGATGACGCGGAAATAGATTCCGGTATGGACGAAACTATAAAACCGGCAACGATCAACGCCATCCAATATAGGCACTGTAGCAGCGCGAAAGGATCGCAGGAACCTCTCAGATATTCTCCGGGCTATTCGCCGATCCGTTTTTCGGAAACACCGATCGCAGAATGCGTCGATCGAATGGTATTTCGATCACCAATAGATTCGCCGGCGCGGAACAAGAAAATTCCGCAACTTAGAGGTAATTTTGTGTTGGAAGACTTTTAA